The following proteins come from a genomic window of Flavobacterium eburneipallidum:
- a CDS encoding M3 family metallopeptidase, with translation MSVLTQHFDTKHNTAPFSQIKLEDYKPAFIENIAVAKAEIDAIINNPETPTFENTIEALDFSGHALDRLSSIFFNLNSAETCEEMQKIAQEVSPLLTEFSNDITLNEDLFKRIKAVYEQKDSLNLSPEQATLLDKKFKSFSRNGALLSEDKKIKLREIDTELAKLKLTYGENVLAETNNYQLHITNESDLKGLPEGTIEAAKSLAKSKDLDGWIFTLDFPSYIPFVTYADNRELRKEMAIAAGKKAFQNNEFDNQKTTLKIAKLRFERANLLGYETHSHFVLEERMAQNPDKVKSFLNDLLAKAKPAAQREFAELTAFAKELDGIDHLEKWDGAYYSEKLKQKLFNLDDEKLKPYFQLENVLNGAFTVANKLFGLTFTEIFDIDKYHEEVTTYEVKDEFGKLVAIFYADFFPRKGKRNGAWMTSFKSQYIKDGINERPHISNVCNFTKPTETKPSLLTFNEVTTLFHEFGHGLHGMLANTTYPSLSGTSVYWDFVELPSQVMENWCYEPEALALFAKHYETGEIIPQEYVEKIKESASFQEGMATLRQISFGLLDMAFHSNNPTEITNVKAFERTAFEGTTLYPDVAENCMSVSFSHIFQGGYSSGYYSYKWAEVLDADAFAYFQEKGIFNKEVATKFKDNVLSKGGTELPMELYKRFRGQEPKPDALLKRAGLI, from the coding sequence ATGAGCGTATTAACACAACATTTCGACACCAAACACAATACTGCACCATTTTCGCAGATAAAATTAGAAGATTACAAACCCGCTTTTATCGAAAACATCGCTGTTGCAAAAGCAGAAATTGATGCTATAATCAATAATCCTGAAACTCCAACTTTCGAAAATACTATCGAAGCTTTGGATTTTTCCGGTCATGCTTTGGACAGATTATCTTCAATTTTCTTTAATCTGAATTCGGCGGAAACCTGCGAAGAAATGCAAAAAATTGCTCAGGAAGTTTCGCCTTTATTGACTGAATTTAGCAATGATATTACCTTAAACGAGGATTTATTCAAAAGAATAAAAGCCGTTTACGAGCAAAAAGACAGCCTTAATTTATCTCCGGAACAAGCCACTTTATTAGACAAGAAATTCAAAAGTTTCTCCCGAAACGGAGCTTTGCTTTCTGAAGATAAAAAAATAAAATTGCGTGAAATCGACACGGAATTAGCGAAACTAAAACTGACTTACGGCGAAAATGTTTTAGCAGAAACCAACAACTATCAATTGCATATTACCAATGAAAGCGACCTAAAAGGACTTCCGGAAGGAACTATTGAAGCGGCAAAATCATTGGCAAAAAGCAAAGATTTAGATGGCTGGATTTTTACTTTGGATTTCCCAAGTTATATTCCGTTTGTTACTTATGCGGATAATCGTGAATTGCGAAAAGAAATGGCTATTGCTGCGGGTAAAAAAGCATTTCAGAACAACGAATTCGACAATCAGAAAACCACATTAAAGATTGCCAAATTGCGTTTTGAAAGAGCCAATTTATTAGGCTATGAAACACATTCTCATTTTGTTTTAGAAGAAAGAATGGCACAAAATCCGGATAAAGTAAAATCGTTTTTGAATGATTTATTAGCCAAAGCCAAACCTGCAGCCCAAAGAGAATTTGCAGAATTGACTGCTTTCGCCAAAGAACTCGACGGAATTGACCATTTAGAGAAATGGGACGGAGCTTATTATTCTGAAAAATTGAAGCAAAAATTATTCAATTTGGATGATGAAAAACTGAAACCTTATTTTCAATTAGAAAATGTTCTTAACGGGGCTTTTACTGTTGCTAATAAATTATTCGGATTGACTTTTACCGAAATATTCGATATTGATAAATACCACGAAGAAGTTACTACTTATGAAGTCAAAGATGAATTTGGCAAACTGGTGGCTATTTTCTACGCCGATTTCTTTCCAAGAAAAGGGAAACGAAATGGTGCCTGGATGACTTCTTTCAAATCACAATATATTAAAGATGGTATAAACGAGAGACCGCATATTTCTAACGTTTGCAATTTTACCAAGCCAACAGAAACCAAACCATCATTACTAACATTTAATGAAGTGACGACTTTATTCCACGAATTCGGTCACGGATTACACGGAATGTTGGCTAATACTACTTACCCAAGTTTGTCTGGAACATCTGTTTATTGGGATTTTGTGGAATTGCCGAGCCAGGTAATGGAAAACTGGTGTTACGAGCCAGAAGCTTTGGCTTTGTTCGCCAAACATTATGAAACAGGTGAAATCATTCCACAGGAATATGTAGAAAAAATCAAGGAAAGCGCGAGTTTTCAGGAAGGAATGGCAACCTTGCGTCAAATTAGTTTCGGATTATTGGATATGGCTTTCCACAGCAACAATCCAACTGAAATTACCAATGTAAAAGCTTTTGAAAGAACCGCTTTTGAAGGCACAACTTTATATCCTGATGTAGCCGAAAATTGTATGTCGGTTTCCTTTTCTCATATTTTTCAGGGAGGCTATTCTTCCGGATATTACAGTTACAAATGGGCCGAAGTTCTGGATGCCGATGCTTTTGCATATTTTCAAGAAAAAGGAATTTTCAACAAAGAAGTGGCTACCAAATTTAAAGACAATGTACTTTCTAAAGGCGGAACTGAATTGCCAATGGAATTGTACAAACGTTTTAGAGGACAAGAACCAAAACCGGATGCTTTATTGAAAAGAGCGGGGTTGATATAA
- a CDS encoding UDP-2,3-diacylglucosamine diphosphatase: MKRKRKIPLVVISDVHLGTYGCHAKELLQYLKSINPQTLVLNGDIIDMWNFTKRYFPASHMEVLRYIIKMSNLGTRVVYITGNHDEALRKYSDFILGNLELVDKLILELDGKKTWIFHGDVFDSSTKGYAKILAKLGGKGYDLLILMNSFINWILVACGREKRSFSKTIKNSVKKAVSFISNFETTAAEIAIEKKYSYVVCGHIHMPKMKEVENENGKVLYLNSGDWIENLTALEYKKEKWKIYQYDKSQYLNQDTKEDAVINDIVAKILS, from the coding sequence ATGAAAAGGAAACGAAAAATACCTTTAGTAGTCATTAGCGATGTTCATCTTGGCACTTATGGCTGTCACGCCAAAGAATTACTGCAGTATTTAAAATCAATCAATCCACAAACCTTGGTTTTAAACGGCGACATTATTGATATGTGGAACTTTACCAAACGCTACTTTCCTGCATCTCATATGGAAGTGTTGCGCTATATCATCAAAATGTCCAATCTAGGAACTCGTGTGGTTTACATAACTGGAAATCACGACGAAGCCTTACGCAAATACTCCGATTTTATTTTAGGAAATCTAGAATTAGTCGATAAACTAATCTTGGAATTGGACGGAAAAAAAACTTGGATTTTTCACGGTGATGTGTTCGATTCTTCTACAAAAGGATATGCCAAAATACTAGCCAAATTGGGTGGCAAAGGATATGACTTACTGATTTTGATGAACAGTTTTATCAATTGGATTTTGGTTGCTTGCGGAAGAGAGAAACGAAGCTTTTCGAAAACCATTAAAAACAGCGTAAAGAAGGCCGTTTCCTTTATTTCTAATTTTGAAACTACTGCAGCCGAAATCGCCATCGAAAAAAAATACAGCTATGTAGTTTGCGGACACATTCACATGCCAAAAATGAAAGAAGTGGAAAACGAAAACGGAAAAGTATTGTATTTAAACAGTGGCGACTGGATTGAGAATCTTACTGCATTGGAATACAAAAAAGAAAAATGGAAAATTTACCAATATGATAAATCACAATACTTAAACCAAGACACCAAAGAAGATGCTGTTATCAATGATATTGTTGCTAAAATTTTATCCTAA
- the obgE gene encoding GTPase ObgE encodes MTEGNFVDYVKIFVSSGKGGKGSTHLHREKFIQYGGPDGGDGGRGGHVYLVGNKGLWTLFHLKFARHIKAGHGGDGGGDRSTGADGEDKYIEVPLGTVVKDKETGEVLFEITEDGEKQILSRGGKGGLGNWHFRSSTNQTPRYAQPGLPGVEMDVILELKVLADVGLVGFPNAGKSTLLSVLTSAKPKIADYPFTTLKPNLGIVAYRDFQSFVIADIPGIIEGAAEGKGLGHYFLRHIERNSTLLFLVPVDTPDIKGEYDILVNELTKYNPEMLDKERLLVISKCDMLDDELKAELKIQLDKEFKDIPYMFISSVAQQGLTDLKDKLWKMLND; translated from the coding sequence ATGACAGAAGGAAATTTTGTAGATTACGTTAAAATATTTGTTTCTTCTGGAAAGGGAGGAAAAGGATCTACGCATTTGCATAGAGAAAAATTCATCCAATATGGTGGTCCGGATGGAGGTGATGGTGGTCGTGGAGGACACGTTTATTTGGTGGGAAATAAAGGACTTTGGACTTTGTTTCATTTGAAATTTGCCCGTCATATCAAAGCGGGTCATGGCGGAGATGGTGGAGGTGACCGAAGCACAGGAGCTGATGGAGAAGATAAGTACATTGAAGTACCGTTAGGAACTGTTGTGAAAGACAAAGAAACTGGAGAAGTATTGTTCGAAATTACGGAAGATGGCGAAAAACAAATTCTTTCTCGTGGAGGTAAAGGAGGACTAGGAAACTGGCACTTTAGAAGCTCGACCAATCAAACACCAAGATACGCCCAGCCAGGTTTACCTGGTGTGGAAATGGACGTGATTCTAGAACTTAAAGTTTTGGCAGACGTAGGTTTGGTAGGTTTTCCAAATGCAGGAAAATCAACTTTATTGTCTGTTCTGACTTCGGCGAAACCAAAAATTGCTGATTATCCTTTTACGACTTTAAAACCAAATCTTGGAATCGTGGCGTACAGAGATTTTCAGTCTTTTGTAATTGCTGATATTCCTGGAATTATTGAAGGTGCTGCCGAAGGAAAAGGGCTTGGTCATTATTTCTTAAGACATATTGAAAGAAATTCGACGTTGTTGTTCTTGGTTCCAGTTGATACGCCGGATATCAAAGGGGAATATGATATTTTGGTGAATGAATTGACAAAATACAATCCTGAAATGCTTGATAAGGAACGTCTTTTGGTAATCTCAAAATGTGATATGCTTGATGATGAACTAAAAGCAGAATTGAAAATACAATTAGACAAAGAGTTCAAAGATATTCCTTATATGTTTATTTCATCTGTTGCGCAACAAGGTTTGACAGATTTAAAAGATAAACTTTGGAAAATGCTGAATGACTAA
- a CDS encoding type II toxin-antitoxin system VapC family toxin, translating to MKNIFIDINILVDVFANREPFVHKSLAIYNLATKRKIKLYSSSNTITTLHYILKKSISEEKTRLALEHVIEYVSIIPVDINIIKKSLKSNHKDFEDAIQIISAQSINDMDCIVTRNLKDYKNAEINVLSPDDFLNTLN from the coding sequence ATGAAAAATATTTTTATTGACATCAATATTTTAGTAGATGTATTTGCTAATAGGGAACCATTTGTTCATAAATCATTAGCAATTTATAATTTGGCTACTAAAAGAAAAATAAAATTATATTCCTCTTCAAATACCATCACAACATTACATTATATTTTAAAAAAATCAATTTCTGAAGAAAAAACAAGATTGGCACTAGAGCACGTTATTGAATATGTATCTATTATTCCAGTAGATATCAATATCATCAAAAAAAGTTTAAAATCAAATCATAAAGACTTTGAAGATGCTATTCAAATCATTTCAGCACAGTCCATTAATGACATGGATTGCATCGTCACAAGAAATTTAAAAGATTACAAAAATGCCGAAATAAATGTACTTTCTCCTGATGATTTTTTAAATACTTTAAACTAA
- a CDS encoding tetratricopeptide repeat protein, with protein MKKILILFLLFPLLILGQTNFDKAEQLFKEKKYDQAQPIFEIFLKQNPSHLKTLEYLGDIAGNNQSWDKAIVYYKKLKQLKSSEANYYFKYGGVLGMKAKESNKFKALGMISEIKASFEKAIELNPKHIEARWALVMLYINLPAIVGGSESKAIKYSNELLKLSPVDGYLSRGQIDEYFERYTAAEKNYIKANEIGKSKITFQALYNLYLKKLKDPKKAQDLKQQFDKK; from the coding sequence ATGAAAAAAATACTTATCCTCTTTTTGTTGTTTCCTTTATTGATTTTGGGGCAAACCAATTTTGATAAAGCCGAACAATTATTTAAAGAAAAAAAATACGATCAAGCGCAACCTATTTTCGAAATTTTTTTAAAACAGAATCCTTCTCATTTGAAGACGTTAGAATATTTGGGAGATATCGCAGGAAATAATCAATCGTGGGACAAAGCCATTGTTTATTATAAAAAACTCAAACAATTGAAATCTTCTGAAGCCAATTATTATTTTAAATATGGTGGCGTATTGGGGATGAAAGCCAAAGAATCCAATAAATTCAAGGCTCTTGGTATGATTAGCGAGATTAAAGCATCATTCGAAAAAGCTATTGAATTAAATCCAAAACACATTGAAGCCCGCTGGGCTTTAGTGATGTTGTATATTAATCTTCCTGCGATTGTAGGTGGAAGTGAATCCAAAGCCATCAAATATTCGAACGAATTGTTGAAATTATCTCCCGTGGACGGCTATTTGTCCCGAGGTCAAATTGATGAATATTTTGAAAGATACACAGCGGCTGAAAAAAATTATATCAAAGCAAATGAAATTGGTAAATCGAAAATTACATTTCAAGCATTATATAATTTATATTTGAAAAAATTAAAAGACCCCAAAAAGGCACAGGATTTAAAACAACAATTCGACAAAAAATAA
- the hpt gene encoding hypoxanthine phosphoribosyltransferase: protein MIQLHDKQFVPFVSAQEIDFAIAQIARLVEDDFAEETPVFIGVLNGAFMVVSDFMKHYKGACQVSFVKMASYEGTTSTNEVKQLLGLDKDLSGRSVVLIEDIVDTGNTLVALKALIKSQNVKRFKIATLFFKPEAYKQDIKIDYIGIRIPNKFIVGYGLDYDGLGRNLPEIYQLKE from the coding sequence GTGATTCAACTCCACGATAAACAATTTGTTCCGTTTGTTTCTGCACAGGAAATCGATTTTGCAATTGCCCAGATAGCGCGATTGGTAGAAGATGATTTTGCAGAAGAAACACCTGTTTTTATTGGAGTTTTGAACGGAGCTTTTATGGTGGTGTCCGATTTTATGAAACATTATAAAGGAGCTTGTCAAGTGAGTTTCGTTAAAATGGCTTCTTATGAAGGGACAACTTCTACAAATGAGGTGAAACAATTACTGGGTTTAGACAAAGATTTATCTGGTCGCTCGGTGGTTTTGATTGAAGATATTGTCGATACAGGAAACACTTTGGTGGCTTTAAAGGCTTTAATTAAAAGTCAAAATGTGAAGCGTTTTAAAATAGCAACCCTGTTTTTCAAACCAGAAGCTTATAAACAAGATATTAAGATTGATTACATCGGGATTAGAATTCCAAATAAATTCATCGTGGGATATGGTTTAGACTACGATGGGCTGGGTAGAAATTTACCCGAAATATATCAACTGAAAGAATAA
- a CDS encoding glycosyltransferase family protein has product MKIFYAIQATGNGHISRATQLYPYLKKFGEIDFLLSGNNASLDIDLPIKFRSAGCSLHYSKCGGLNYWDIVKNIRPLQIYKDAEALPLKDYDVIINDFDSVTSLACKMQKVHSVQFGHQASFVSENTPRPDKKSIMGEMILKHYAPSPKNIGLHFEKYDSFIHPPVIKDEITQAEPKDLKHITVYLPSFQKDCLEKAFHKLSDIQFHWFLNDVPFKYTEGNITYYPVNQKLFNKSLINCHGIITGGGFETPAEALHLGKKILSIPIRDHYEQECNAAALKQLGVPVVYEVGDDFDAVIENWLKSPIIYPKMEANNIPETLQFLFDTYRD; this is encoded by the coding sequence ATGAAAATATTTTATGCCATACAGGCAACAGGCAACGGTCACATTAGTAGAGCTACACAATTGTATCCTTATTTGAAAAAATTTGGTGAGATTGATTTCTTGTTGAGCGGGAATAATGCCAGCTTGGATATTGACTTACCCATAAAATTTAGAAGTGCTGGTTGTAGTTTGCATTACAGCAAATGTGGTGGATTGAATTATTGGGATATTGTAAAAAACATTCGCCCTCTTCAAATATATAAAGATGCCGAAGCCTTGCCTTTGAAAGATTATGATGTGATTATTAATGACTTTGACTCGGTAACTTCACTGGCTTGCAAAATGCAAAAAGTACATTCGGTGCAGTTTGGACATCAAGCGAGTTTCGTTTCTGAAAATACGCCAAGACCAGATAAAAAAAGTATCATGGGCGAAATGATTCTGAAACATTATGCGCCTTCACCAAAGAATATTGGTTTGCATTTTGAAAAATACGATTCTTTCATCCATCCTCCTGTTATCAAAGACGAAATAACGCAGGCTGAACCCAAAGACCTCAAACACATCACAGTTTATTTGCCTTCTTTCCAAAAAGATTGTCTGGAAAAAGCATTCCATAAACTTTCGGATATTCAGTTTCATTGGTTCCTGAATGATGTACCTTTCAAATACACCGAAGGCAATATTACCTATTATCCTGTCAATCAAAAACTCTTCAACAAAAGTTTAATTAATTGTCACGGAATCATCACTGGAGGCGGATTCGAAACTCCTGCCGAAGCTTTACACCTTGGTAAAAAAATATTAAGCATCCCTATCCGTGATCATTACGAACAAGAATGCAATGCAGCTGCCTTAAAACAATTAGGCGTTCCTGTTGTGTATGAAGTGGGCGATGATTTTGATGCAGTGATAGAAAACTGGCTAAAATCACCCATAATTTATCCTAAAATGGAAGCGAATAATATTCCTGAAACCTTACAGTTTTTATTTGATACGTATCGGGATTAA
- a CDS encoding DUF6364 family protein, whose product MNTKLTLSLEKTVIEDAKAYAKGTGRSLSEMVENYFKSLVAKSNKDYNNNDDEIDPSLKKLVGIIELPPDFDIKKARDEHYKEKYGL is encoded by the coding sequence ATGAATACTAAACTCACATTATCGTTAGAAAAAACGGTTATTGAAGATGCTAAAGCCTACGCTAAAGGCACTGGTCGAAGTTTGTCTGAAATGGTCGAAAATTATTTTAAAAGTTTGGTTGCAAAATCCAATAAAGACTATAATAACAATGACGATGAGATTGATCCAAGCCTAAAAAAATTGGTTGGAATTATTGAATTACCACCTGATTTTGACATTAAAAAAGCGAGAGATGAGCACTACAAAGAGAAATACGGTTTATGA
- the purE gene encoding 5-(carboxyamino)imidazole ribonucleotide mutase gives MSKVAVIMGSISDMPVIQEAIDILKGFDIETEVDIVSAHRTPEKLFDFSKNAHTRGISVIIAGAGGAAHLPGMVASMSPLPVIGVPVKSSNSIDGWDSVLSILQMPGGVPVATVALNGSKNAGILAAQIIGSSDKCVLDKIIAYKEGLKAAVNKAAEGLKK, from the coding sequence ATGAGCAAAGTAGCCGTAATAATGGGAAGCATATCCGATATGCCCGTAATTCAAGAAGCAATTGACATCCTGAAAGGATTTGATATAGAAACAGAAGTCGATATTGTTTCGGCACACAGAACACCCGAAAAACTATTTGATTTCAGTAAAAACGCCCACACACGCGGTATTTCGGTAATTATTGCAGGTGCTGGCGGGGCGGCACATTTACCTGGAATGGTAGCCTCGATGTCACCGCTTCCAGTAATTGGGGTTCCTGTAAAATCAAGTAACTCTATCGATGGTTGGGATTCAGTTTTGTCAATTTTACAAATGCCAGGAGGTGTTCCTGTCGCAACTGTTGCTTTAAATGGTTCTAAAAATGCAGGTATTTTGGCCGCTCAAATCATCGGAAGCTCGGACAAATGCGTTTTAGACAAAATCATAGCTTACAAAGAAGGATTGAAAGCAGCTGTAAATAAAGCAGCAGAAGGTTTAAAAAAATAA
- a CDS encoding hemolysin family protein, which yields MEVLIIFFLILLNGVFSMSEIALISARKNRLETSAKKGNKNAQIALDLANSPNKFLSTVQIGITLIGILTGIYSGDKITSDVENFIKTIPTFTPFADSIAVGVVVVVLTFFSLVLGELLPKRIGLNHPEAIAKAVALPMKIVSIITAPFIWLLTSSTDFLLNVLQIKPTADGKVTEEEIKAIIKEGTEGGEVQEIEQDIVERVFHIGDRKINSLMTHRKSVVLLPLHSNKEQVKEYMLKELHSIYPVYGENHDDIVGVVNLKNIFAHFENSSFNLPEIMTEAPFMMEQTTAYKALEQFKKSGIHYAFVSDEYGVFQGIITLNDILEALVGDASDFYKDDFKLIEREDGTWMVDGHYSLHDFLTYFELDELINDYEVTTVSGLIMTELSRIPKEGEKLIWQKFELEVIDMDGVKIDKVAVKALKL from the coding sequence ATGGAAGTTTTAATAATATTCTTTTTAATTCTCTTAAATGGTGTTTTTTCTATGTCGGAAATCGCATTGATTTCGGCACGAAAAAACCGATTGGAAACCTCCGCCAAAAAAGGCAACAAAAATGCCCAAATTGCATTGGATCTGGCCAATTCACCTAATAAATTTTTATCCACAGTTCAGATAGGAATCACGCTTATCGGAATTTTGACGGGTATTTATTCTGGGGATAAAATAACTAGTGATGTTGAGAATTTCATAAAAACGATTCCAACATTTACCCCTTTTGCAGATTCAATTGCTGTTGGAGTAGTGGTAGTAGTTTTGACATTTTTCTCTTTGGTTTTAGGAGAATTATTGCCAAAGCGGATTGGATTAAATCATCCCGAAGCCATAGCCAAAGCGGTGGCTTTGCCTATGAAAATTGTTTCGATTATTACTGCGCCTTTTATTTGGTTATTGACCAGTTCGACTGATTTTTTATTGAATGTTTTACAAATAAAACCCACAGCCGACGGTAAAGTAACCGAAGAAGAAATCAAAGCCATCATCAAAGAAGGTACAGAAGGTGGAGAAGTACAAGAAATTGAGCAGGATATTGTGGAACGTGTTTTTCATATTGGAGATAGAAAAATAAACTCCTTGATGACCCACAGAAAATCGGTGGTGTTGTTGCCATTGCATTCTAATAAAGAGCAAGTTAAGGAATATATGCTTAAGGAATTGCATTCAATTTATCCAGTTTATGGGGAAAATCACGATGATATTGTTGGTGTGGTAAATTTGAAAAATATCTTCGCTCATTTTGAAAACAGCAGTTTCAATTTGCCCGAAATTATGACTGAAGCCCCGTTTATGATGGAACAAACCACGGCCTACAAAGCATTGGAACAGTTCAAAAAATCGGGAATTCATTATGCTTTTGTTTCGGATGAATATGGTGTTTTTCAGGGGATAATTACTTTGAATGACATTTTGGAAGCTTTGGTTGGTGATGCTTCTGATTTTTATAAAGATGATTTCAAATTAATCGAAAGAGAAGACGGAACTTGGATGGTGGACGGACATTATTCACTACATGATTTCCTGACCTATTTCGAATTGGATGAATTAATCAATGACTACGAAGTAACCACAGTAAGTGGATTAATAATGACTGAACTTTCCCGTATTCCAAAAGAGGGAGAGAAGTTGATTTGGCAAAAATTTGAGTTAGAAGTCATTGATATGGATGGCGTGAAGATTGATAAAGTGGCGGTGAAAGCCTTAAAACTGTAA
- a CDS encoding adenylate kinase, which yields MINIVLFGKPGAGKGTQAEFLKGKYNLTHLSTGDIFRFNMKNDTALGQLAKSYIEQGDLVPDEVTIKMLEDEVAKNPDSKGFLFDGFPRTIAQAEALDVFLAGKDQSITATIALEADDEILVARLLERGKTSGRIDDQDEEKIRNRYQEYNEKTAPLMEYYTNQNKFYPVNGIGSIAEITERLSTVIESL from the coding sequence ATGATTAACATTGTTTTATTTGGGAAACCAGGAGCAGGAAAAGGAACTCAAGCAGAGTTTTTAAAAGGAAAATACAATTTGACACATCTTTCAACAGGTGATATTTTTCGTTTCAATATGAAAAATGATACCGCTTTAGGTCAGTTAGCAAAGTCTTATATCGAGCAAGGAGATTTGGTTCCAGACGAAGTAACAATCAAAATGTTAGAAGATGAGGTTGCTAAAAATCCTGATTCCAAAGGGTTTTTATTTGATGGTTTTCCAAGAACGATAGCTCAAGCAGAGGCTTTGGATGTTTTTTTAGCAGGAAAAGACCAAAGTATTACAGCTACAATTGCCCTAGAAGCAGACGATGAAATTTTGGTTGCCCGTCTATTGGAAAGAGGAAAAACCAGCGGAAGAATAGACGATCAGGATGAAGAAAAAATCAGAAATCGTTACCAAGAATACAATGAAAAAACTGCTCCTTTGATGGAGTATTATACAAATCAAAATAAATTTTATCCAGTAAATGGGATTGGTTCTATAGCTGAAATTACAGAGCGTTTGAGCACTGTAATCGAAAGTTTATAA
- a CDS encoding 5-(carboxyamino)imidazole ribonucleotide synthase: MNYFSSDFKLGILGGGQLGKMLLSDTRKFDIQTYVLDPSEEAPCKIACNHFFQGDLMDFETVYNFGKQVDVLTFEIELVNLEALEKLENEGKKVYPSPKTLKLIQNKGIQKEFYAKNNIPTAPFEKFENLENLKSNVTSSAVEMPFVWKCTEFGYDGNGVKIVRTLQDLDNLPNVECIAEEMVPFKNELAVIVCRNPSGEIKTYPVVEMEFHPEANQVEYVICPARIDEKVAEKARAIALEVSKKFNHVGLLAVEMFQTESDEILVNEVAPRPHNSGHYSIEASYTSQFENHLRAILDLPLGNTNSKAVGIMVNLTGAEGFSGDVIYENIETILGWNGVTPHIYGKKQTRPFRKMGHVTIVNEDIVVARKIAEDVKNTIRVIA, encoded by the coding sequence ATGAATTATTTCTCTTCTGATTTTAAATTAGGCATTCTTGGTGGCGGACAACTAGGCAAAATGCTGTTATCTGACACCCGAAAATTTGACATACAAACTTATGTTTTGGATCCAAGCGAGGAAGCCCCTTGCAAAATTGCTTGCAATCACTTTTTTCAAGGCGATTTAATGGATTTTGAAACCGTTTATAATTTTGGCAAACAAGTCGATGTTTTGACTTTCGAAATTGAATTGGTCAATCTGGAAGCATTGGAAAAATTGGAAAACGAAGGCAAAAAAGTATATCCTTCGCCAAAAACCTTGAAATTGATTCAAAATAAAGGAATCCAAAAAGAGTTTTATGCCAAAAATAATATTCCAACAGCACCTTTCGAAAAATTTGAAAATCTCGAAAATCTAAAATCTAATGTCACATCGAGCGCAGTCGAGATGCCTTTCGTTTGGAAATGCACTGAATTTGGTTATGACGGAAATGGTGTAAAAATTGTTCGAACACTGCAAGATTTAGATAATTTACCCAACGTAGAATGTATTGCCGAAGAAATGGTTCCCTTCAAAAATGAATTGGCCGTTATCGTTTGTCGCAATCCGTCAGGTGAAATCAAAACTTATCCTGTTGTCGAAATGGAATTCCATCCCGAAGCCAACCAAGTGGAATATGTAATTTGCCCTGCTCGTATCGACGAAAAAGTTGCCGAAAAAGCCAGAGCCATTGCATTGGAAGTTTCTAAAAAATTTAATCACGTTGGTCTTTTGGCAGTAGAAATGTTCCAAACAGAAAGCGATGAAATTTTGGTAAACGAAGTCGCTCCGCGCCCTCATAATTCAGGACATTACAGCATCGAAGCCAGTTATACTTCGCAATTCGAAAACCATTTGCGTGCCATTTTGGATTTACCTTTAGGAAATACAAATAGCAAAGCCGTTGGAATTATGGTCAATCTTACCGGAGCCGAAGGTTTTTCTGGAGATGTGATTTATGAAAACATCGAAACCATTTTAGGCTGGAATGGTGTTACGCCTCACATCTACGGAAAAAAACAAACACGTCCTTTCAGAAAAATGGGACACGTTACCATAGTAAATGAAGATATTGTCGTAGCGAGAAAAATTGCAGAGGATGTAAAGAATACAATAAGAGTGATTGCATAA